The uncultured Fretibacterium sp. genome includes the window TCTGAAGACGATAAGCCACTTTGCCGACGACATCGCCGTCCTGTATCTGGGGCGTATCGTCGAAGAAGGTCCGGTGGCGGATGTAGTCGACCATCCCTCTCATCCTTACACGCGGGCTTTGTTGAATTCCGTCCCGGAACTCGGCAGGGCTCTGCTGCGTGCGCCCATCCGCGGAGAGATTCCGAGTCCACTTTCCCCCCCATCGGGTTGTGCTTTCCGCACGCGGTGCCCTCATGCGGAATCCCGTTGTCTCGCTCCGCCTCCATACCGAAACGAGGGGAAGAAGCGTGTGCTCTGTCACGCTGTCCTGTAGCCTGGGGCCGCTCGATCCATATTCGCGGAAACCCCTGAATTGGAGTCTGGGGAGAGAAAGGAGATAGTGTCGTGGAAAACAGGATCAAGGGGAGCCCACACATCAAGACATTGGAGGGAAACACATTTATTCTGAGCGTTCTCGTTTCGGCGGCCTCGGCGATAATCTGCATGCAGATCATCTCCAGGATCGGTTTTACGCCGAATACCTCGATCATTGGCGCTCTGATCGCCATGATGCTGGCCCGGATCCCTATGGAAGGGATGAGAAAATTTCGTTCTCTGGATCGTCAGAACCTCGTGCAGACCATGACCTCCGCGGCAGGGTTCGCCGCGGCGAACTGCACGTTGCTTGCGGTCTCCATCTTTTGCTCCTACGGGGACCTCAAGCTTCTGTACCCCATGCTGCTGGGCTCGGGTATCGCGACTTTGATAGGGATGCATCTGGTCTATCGGACCTTCGACTCCGAGCTCTTCCCGGCGACGGGATCCTGGCCTCCCGGCATCGCGACGGCCCAAGCCCTGATCGCCGGGGACGAGGGAGGAAAAAAAGGGCGCAGCCTCCTGTTTGGAATCCTCCTTGGAGCTCTGGGCAGCAGTCAGCTCTTTTCCTTTCCCTCCCTGGGGATCAAGGGGCTGCCTATGGCCGGCATCGGCATCGCCTTCATCGCCAATGTTTTCGCAATGATCGCCCTGGCGCTCGGACTGATCGTGCGAGGATATTTTTCCCACCTCGCGCCCTTCCTGGAATCTGCCGCACCGTTCTTCGGCATGGACAGCCTCCCTGCAGATCTGGGAAAAACCTACATTCCCCATGGTTTCATGATTGGAGCCGGGCTCGTTTCCCTTGTTCAGGCCCTGCGGATCATCTTCGCCAGCCCCCGAGGCGGCAAGCGCCCCGATCCTGAGGAGACATACTCGGTTTCTCCTGTGGCCCTGAAGCGGACCCTGGTGCTTCACATCCTTCTTTTTGCCGTGGGCGCCGTGCTCTTAGCGGTGCTGGGAGGCCTTTGGGGCGAAATGTCGCCGGAAAAACTCGTCCTCTGGATTGTATGGTGCGCCTTCTCGGCCTCTGTGGCCCCGGTGCTTGTAGGGCTCTCCGCCATGCACTCCGGATGGTTCCCGGGCTTCGCCGTCTCGATCATCTTTTTGAGCCTGGGGATTTTCATGGGGTTTCCGCCTCATGCCCTGGCCTTGCTGACCGGCTATGTTGCCAGTACCGGCCCCTGCTTTGCGGATATGGGCTATGACCTCAAGACGGGGTGGATCGTACGGGGGCGTGGGGCCGATCCGCTTTACGAGATGGATGGCCGTCGGCAGCAGATGATCGCGGAGCTCTTGGGTGGAGTCATCGCTCTTGTGGTCACGGGGCTCCTGATGAATCTGCATTTCCGCATGAACATGATCCCTCCCGTAAGCAAGGTGTTCGCCGCGACCATCAAGGCGGGGCTCAGCGAGGACATTCTCAGGCAGCTGCTTTGCGCCGCGTTTTTTGGTGGTTTGCTGCAGTTCCTCGGAGGCGCCGGGAGAGCGTTGGGAATCCTGTTTGCCACCGGACTCCTGATCAACAATCCCGTATACGGTGTGGGCCTGCTCGTTGCGTTGCTGATCCGGTGGCCCCTGGAGAGAAAATTCAAATCGGAGCTCGAGATCTATGGCGGGGGGTTTGTTGCGGGAGATGGAATTTATGGTTTTATCAATGCCCTGGTCCGGAGCTTCGGAGGGTAGACAAATGCGAATTTTACGGCGGGAGCCCTGTTGGCTTGGAGCCGGGGAGTGCTTCACTCTGTCTTGGTCGATGAGGTGTGAATGATGTCCGCTACAGTTCTTTCGCGGGAGACGGCAGAGGCCGCGTTGTTGGGCGGTGCGGTTTTGGGCGGCGGCGGTGGAGGAAGCCTGCAGAGGGGGCGGATAAATGCGGAGGCGGCTCTGTCCTTGGGGGAAGTACGTCTTTTGGACGTGGGCGATGTGGAGCCGGATGCGACTTTGGTTACGGGTTCTGCGGTCGGGGCTCCCGCTTCGAAGGAGGCCCAGGCTCTTCCGAAGGATTATGTCCGGGCCATGGAGCTGCTGTCGGAGAATGGCTGCCCGCAGCTTGGCGGATTCATCCCAAACGAATGCGGTGGAAGCTCCATAACGAACGGTTGGATCTCCGCGGCACTGATGGGGCTTCCCGTTGTGGATGCTCCGTGCAACGGCAGGGCCCACCCTACGGGAGTTATGGGGTCGATGGGGCTGCATCGGGATCCCCATTACGTGTCCCGTCAGGCCGCCGTGGGAGGGGATCCGGAGAAGGGCCTGTATCTCGAGGTCTTCGTCTCGGGGGGAATCGAGCTTGCCGCCTCCGTGGTACGCCATGCGGCTGATCGGGCCGGCGGGCTCGTGGCTGTAGCCCGTAACCCCGTCAAGGCTTCTTACGCCGGAAAATTCGGAGCACCGGGGGCCCTGAGGCAGGCTATTGCATTGGGCATGCGCATGCTGGATTCGCAGTCGGGGGGAGGAGAGGTCGTTGTCCGCTCGATAGTCGATTTTCTCGGCGGCTCGGTGGTCCTTCGTTCCGAGGTCTCCGAGATCGTTTTGGAGACCCGCGGAGGGTTCGACGTCGGCCGGGTACTCCTTGGGCCTTGTGAGATGACATTCTGGAACGAGTACATGACCCTGGAGCTTTGCGGAAAACGCCTTGGGACATTTCCGGACCTGATCATGACGCTGCGCGAGGACTCCGGCCTGCCCGTAACGACTGCGGAACTGTGCGAGGGGGACCGCGTGTTCGTCATTCATGTCCCCGCGGAGCGGCTGATTCTGGGCGAGGGCATGCGGTGCGGGGAACTGCTGCGCGCCGTCGAGCCCATGGTGGGGAAGCCCATTTTATAACTTATCCAATGGAGGCGGACGATGTCCATAAAATATGTGATGGAGTCTTATGAGCTGCTGGACAGCCCTTCGGCGTCCGGGGAGGCCGTGCGGAACGCCCTGATCGATGTGGGGTGTGAGGCCCGGACGATCGAGGTCAGGACGGTCGAGGGGCCCAAGGGACATACGGATTTCGTCAAGGTCTGGTTTCATGGTAAGAAGGGGAAGCACGGCGGCGGTACGGCCCCGACCCTGGGGATCGTTGGACGCCTGGGCGGGATCGGAGCCCGTCCGGAGAAGGTGGGCCTGGTATCCGACGCGGATGGGGCCGTGGCCGCCGTTGCGGTGGCCCTGAAGCTGGGGAGGATGGCGAAGCTGGGGGATGTTCTGGATGGGGATGTCTTCGTCTCCACCCATATCTGTCCCGATGCGCCCACGCGTCCGCACGACCCCGTCCCCTTCATGGATTCTCCCATCAACATGCAGATCGCCAACGCGGAGGAGATGAATCCGGACCTCGACGCGGTGCTCTCGATCGATACGACCCGGGGCAACCGGGTTGTCAACCACCGCGGTTTCGCGATCTCCCCCACGGTCAAGGAGGGCTACATCCTGCGGGTCAGCGAGGACCTGCTCGATATCATGAGTTATGTCACGGGCAGGATGCCGCAGGTCTTCCCGATTACGACCCAGGACATCACCCCCTACGGCAACGAGCTCTATCACCTGAACAGCATCCTGCAGCCCTGCACGGCAACCCGCGCTCCGGTCGTGGGCGTGGCCCTGACGGCGGAGACCGCGGTCCCGGGGTGTGCCACGGGCGCCTCTCAGGTCTCGGACATCGAGTCGACGGTGCGATTCGTCATCGAGGTCGGCAAGGTCTTCGGGGAGGGGAAGCTGCGTTTCTACGACCCTGAGGAGTTCGAGCGGATCCTCGGCCTGTACGGACCTATGAACCACCTGCAGACCCCGGGAAAAAAGATCTGACCTTCCCGGGGACGTGCCGGGACGGGTGGATGGATTCAAAGGAGGTCGGATTCGATGAAACACGTTGTCGGGACGGTGACGATCGGCCAGACCCCGCGCACGGATGTGATCCCGGAGCTCTCCGCGATTCTGGGGGACGTGACGGTACGGGAGGCTGGGGCCCTCGACGGGCTGTCGCGCGCGGAAATTGCCGGCCTGGCGCCGCAGCGCGGCGATTATGTCCTGGTGACGCGGCTGGCGGACGGATCGTCCGTTCAGGTCGCCGAGCGCCGCATCACGCCGAGGGTCGCCGCGAAAATAAAGGAGCACTTCGACGCGGGGGTTCCCCTGGTGCTCCTGCTCTGCACCGGAGAGTTCCCCGAGTTCCCGGAGGGCGGCCTGCTGGTTCGGCCTCAGAGGGTCCTGTTCCATGTCGTCCGTGCGGTGGCGGAGGGGAAACGGCTGGGCATCCTCACCCCCTCGGCGGATCAGGTTCCTCAATCCGAGGATCGGTGGCGTCAGCTTGGAGGGGCCGTGAAGTCCGTCCCCGCCTCGCCGTATGTCGATGCGGAGGCGGCCGTCGAGAGGGCGTCGCGCGAACTCGGGGAATGGGGGGCGGAGCTTCTGATCCTGGACTGCATCGGTTATTCCGAGTCCATGAGGAGGGCGGCGGGGGCGGTCGCCGGGGCGCCCGCGGTCTCGGGGCGGGGAATGGCCGCCCGCGTCGTCCGGGAACTCATCGGATAAGCCCCGGCATCATTCGAAGGAGGCCGTTTTGATGGAGTTGACGGAGGTTTCCAGGCAGCTCTTGAGGGAGAACATGGGGCTGAACCCCGGAGAGACCTTGCTGGTCCTCTATGACGAGACCACACTGCGGATAGGGGAGAGCCTTTTTGAGGCTGGCGTCGCGTTGGGGGCGCAGGCCGTGGCTCTGAGGATGCCGGTGCTGAGCCGGAACGGAGAGGAGCCGTTCCCCGTCGTATCCGGGGCCATGGCGGCCTCCGATGTGGTGGTCGCGGCCACGGCGACCTCCCTGACCCACACTCAGGCCAGGAAGAGCGCCTGCAAGGCGGGAGCCCGCGTGGCGACCATGCCGAAGATTACGGAGGACATGTTCTTCAACGGCCCGGTCACGGCGGACTACAACGTGGTCATGGAGCTGACGCGAAAGGTGGCGGCCTGCCTCGATGCGGCCGGAACCGCCGAGCTGCGTTCGGGAGGGCGCGTACTGACGATGTCCCTCGAGGGGCGCAGAGGGATCGTCAGCGGAGGAATTTACCGGGACAAAGGGGAGTCGGGCAACCTTCCGACGGGGGAGGCCTACATCGCTCCCATCGAGGGGACGGCGGAAGGGGAGGCCGTCATCGACGGTTCCTTTGCCGGGCTGGGCATCCTCAGGGAACCTCTCAAACTGACGTTTGAAAAGGGACTCATGGTCCGGGCGGAGGGTGCGGACGCCGAACGGCTGATGGCGATGCTGGGCGGGAACCCCGCGGCCAGAAACCTGGCCGAGCTCGGGATCGGCACCAACGACAAGGCGCGGGTGACCGGGGTGATCCTGGAGGACGAGAAGATCTACGGGACGGTCCATATCGCCCTGGGGAGCAACGATACCTTTGGAGGGACCGTTGCCGCGGGGATCCATGTGGACGGGATCATCACGAGGCCCGAGCTGTCTCTGGACGGACGGGTCCTGGTGAGG containing:
- a CDS encoding OPT/YSL family transporter: MENRIKGSPHIKTLEGNTFILSVLVSAASAIICMQIISRIGFTPNTSIIGALIAMMLARIPMEGMRKFRSLDRQNLVQTMTSAAGFAAANCTLLAVSIFCSYGDLKLLYPMLLGSGIATLIGMHLVYRTFDSELFPATGSWPPGIATAQALIAGDEGGKKGRSLLFGILLGALGSSQLFSFPSLGIKGLPMAGIGIAFIANVFAMIALALGLIVRGYFSHLAPFLESAAPFFGMDSLPADLGKTYIPHGFMIGAGLVSLVQALRIIFASPRGGKRPDPEETYSVSPVALKRTLVLHILLFAVGAVLLAVLGGLWGEMSPEKLVLWIVWCAFSASVAPVLVGLSAMHSGWFPGFAVSIIFLSLGIFMGFPPHALALLTGYVASTGPCFADMGYDLKTGWIVRGRGADPLYEMDGRRQQMIAELLGGVIALVVTGLLMNLHFRMNMIPPVSKVFAATIKAGLSEDILRQLLCAAFFGGLLQFLGGAGRALGILFATGLLINNPVYGVGLLVALLIRWPLERKFKSELEIYGGGFVAGDGIYGFINALVRSFGG
- a CDS encoding DUF1177 domain-containing protein, encoding MSIKYVMESYELLDSPSASGEAVRNALIDVGCEARTIEVRTVEGPKGHTDFVKVWFHGKKGKHGGGTAPTLGIVGRLGGIGARPEKVGLVSDADGAVAAVAVALKLGRMAKLGDVLDGDVFVSTHICPDAPTRPHDPVPFMDSPINMQIANAEEMNPDLDAVLSIDTTRGNRVVNHRGFAISPTVKEGYILRVSEDLLDIMSYVTGRMPQVFPITTQDITPYGNELYHLNSILQPCTATRAPVVGVALTAETAVPGCATGASQVSDIESTVRFVIEVGKVFGEGKLRFYDPEEFERILGLYGPMNHLQTPGKKI
- a CDS encoding AroM family protein encodes the protein MKHVVGTVTIGQTPRTDVIPELSAILGDVTVREAGALDGLSRAEIAGLAPQRGDYVLVTRLADGSSVQVAERRITPRVAAKIKEHFDAGVPLVLLLCTGEFPEFPEGGLLVRPQRVLFHVVRAVAEGKRLGILTPSADQVPQSEDRWRQLGGAVKSVPASPYVDAEAAVERASRELGEWGAELLILDCIGYSESMRRAAGAVAGAPAVSGRGMAARVVRELIG
- a CDS encoding aminopeptidase translates to MELTEVSRQLLRENMGLNPGETLLVLYDETTLRIGESLFEAGVALGAQAVALRMPVLSRNGEEPFPVVSGAMAASDVVVAATATSLTHTQARKSACKAGARVATMPKITEDMFFNGPVTADYNVVMELTRKVAACLDAAGTAELRSGGRVLTMSLEGRRGIVSGGIYRDKGESGNLPTGEAYIAPIEGTAEGEAVIDGSFAGLGILREPLKLTFEKGLMVRAEGADAERLMAMLGGNPAARNLAELGIGTNDKARVTGVILEDEKIYGTVHIALGSNDTFGGTVAAGIHVDGIITRPELSLDGRVLVRDGKVLV
- a CDS encoding DUF917 family protein, giving the protein MMSATVLSRETAEAALLGGAVLGGGGGGSLQRGRINAEAALSLGEVRLLDVGDVEPDATLVTGSAVGAPASKEAQALPKDYVRAMELLSENGCPQLGGFIPNECGGSSITNGWISAALMGLPVVDAPCNGRAHPTGVMGSMGLHRDPHYVSRQAAVGGDPEKGLYLEVFVSGGIELAASVVRHAADRAGGLVAVARNPVKASYAGKFGAPGALRQAIALGMRMLDSQSGGGEVVVRSIVDFLGGSVVLRSEVSEIVLETRGGFDVGRVLLGPCEMTFWNEYMTLELCGKRLGTFPDLIMTLREDSGLPVTTAELCEGDRVFVIHVPAERLILGEGMRCGELLRAVEPMVGKPIL